The genomic segment acaaagaTAGACATATTTCTTTCAGATTTTTATGATATTACTATTTGctgtatatttaatatatttagatatcaTAGCATAtattattactaatatattaagATATCATAGCAtaactttcatttttatctCTTTGCAATTTTCGAGGATGTGtataaatcaaaatagaaaatttcaGAGACATTgacttttataaaatgtttggttatcagaaattaattaaaacgcGGTAGATTTAAAAATTCATTCATATTCATTGTAATCATAGTATCCAAAATGCTTCCTTTGACTAGTAAAAATTTTCTGGTCAAATATGGCTTAAGAGGTTcttcacaaaatcacaaaattgataatatatgattttttctttaatttatgtgaaGATAAAGAAAACTCTCTATTCTGAAATCTACCTTATATGTATCCGTCGCAAATCAATGAGAAATTATTAATATACGTGGAGACCAAAGTTATATACAcaaatttgattagttttatttgtttgactgAGATTCAGATTAAGATCCATATTATAAGTGTCCttttgttcatatttcattGTTAAGAAAGTGTGGCCATGCGACGGGTTTAGTCTAAGGCGATAAACCCGCAATAGCATTAGTCATTCTTGTGGGTTAACCGTTTCAATACCCACACACTTATGACTGTGCATATGCTTAATCAGGTCTACTTATATATACAGTACTTTTAACGTCACATGtatttgaaaacataaaatggaaCCAAAAGTTCTAAGGCGAGGTGCCATTTGATTCGCTcaacattatatataccctaattAAGTACCCTAACCGAGATCAATATGCATGCGGCATGCCTATTATCTTTTGCTACAACATGGAATCATCGCAAAATAGAAGCATACCACGTAAGGAAAATGCAACTGTTTATTAGTAGTATATGGTTGTATTAgaattattttctctatttcaatttatttattttatggaTTGGCTTTTGGatggtaagaaaataaaacatggaGAGAAGGGTCCATATTTATGAAGTATGACATAATACATGCTAGAGGAATGGTGCAAACCATGTGATATTTCAACTATTGTGTGTCTCTCTCTAATaagtatttttatattatagtacATGATTTAGAGATATTGGATGacttagaccatcattagtggagtaacccaCCATGGTTACTcttacattaattaattatataaataatcataaattaagttaaGTAACTCTAAGAGAACCTAAGTAAAATTATCCTATTACTAGAGAACTACAAAGAGGTTactcaaacatttaaataataattttttaattttgatttattaattatcaaactttaattatctaaaatgataaaacaattatttaaattttttatattacataaaatagaaaacaatattttacaaacttaaacatattttacaaaatacggaatagtaaacatattttataaaattcaaaatattatacatattaaacATAGTTTGGAGTAAGATTTATTGTgcggttgcaccaaatttttgccagatatgctcaatcaagtctttttgcAAAAGATCATGCATTTGTGTATCATGAACATCATTTCGAATGCCCATCATATTATGTAGATTTGTTGGGATATCTGTAGAATATGATAAATCGACATGAGAACTTCCGCTTCCTTCTCCGTGATGGAATTCCGCTGGATCGTAGAAATTGTAgtcatgtcgttcgtcttccactatcatgttatgcaggATGATAgatgctctcattattttccctattttccctttatcccaaaaaagtgcgggattcttcacgattgcaaatcgagcttgcaagactccaaatgcacgctctacatctttacgaCATCCTTCTTGCCATTGATCAAAGAGTTTTGCTTTTCGACCACGTGGAAGTGTAATggattggatgaaagttgccCATTTGGGATAGATACCATCCGTTAGGTAGTACGCCATTTTGTATTGCCGTCCATTGACAACGTATCTAACTCTCGGAGCTCGGCCCTctaggatatcatcaaacacaGGGGAGCGGTCCAAGACGTTGATATCATTTAACGAACCAGGTGgtccaaaaaatgcgtgccaaatccataaatcttgtgATGCCACAGCCTCTAGTACGATTGACGGTTTACCAGATCCACGTGTATATTGTCCTTTCCATGcagtgggacaattcttccactcccaatgcatacaatctatgctcccTATCATTCCGGGGAAACCGCGATGTTCTCCAATATTCAGTAATCGTTGGAGGTCTTCCGGTGTAGGTCTTCTCAGATACTCGTCGccaaacaaatttataactCCCTCAACAAAATGTAGAAGGCATTTGTGGGAGGTTGTTTCAGCGAGTCGTAAATATTCATCCACCGCATCTGCCGTATATCCGTAAGCCATCAAACGAATAGCTGCCGTACATTTCTGAAGTGCAGAAAGACCAAGCCTTCCAGTAGCATCTCGCCTTTGTCTGAAGTATgggactccattctcaatagCGGTAACAATACGAAGgaacaatggtttgttcattctaaagcgaCGACGGAACATAGCGTTAGTGTAAGTTggattatcactaaaataatcattccacaacCGAGTGTGGCCTTCTTCACGGTCTCTCTCAATGTGCACTCTTCGGATTATTGGAGCTGGTGGTACATATGGGTGAGTGTAGTTGTATTGGATCATCTCCACTATACTATCAACTTCCTCTTCTACAAtatcatcaacttcttgatcggaactccaattagacatttttttgcAATTTGGATATAGTAGAAGGCTTATGGGAAGtgtgatttattttgtataggAAAAGGGTTTAGGTTACAAGGTATATTTGGTTGAGTAGTAGAAGTGAAAAGGTTGAGCAAAggaaattttatttggttgagTAGTAGAAGTGAAGATAggatgaaagagaagagaataatCGGAAGAGAATAATCAGAAAGCATTGATGTAAAACGATGAAAGAGTAGGAGAAGTGAATATATAGTCTTAACAGCAAACACAAAGTACCAAGTGGGCAATACAACCcttacaaaagacaaaacaacacaaacaaatctgtGACTGTCCTTGCAAGACacaagacaaccaaaacaaaacagaagacAACAACTCACAACCCGTGTTACAAAACACCCCTCCACGGGTTACAAAAGAGTTAACAACTCACAGACCCGTGACAACAagacaacaagacaacaactCACAGACCCGTGACAACAagacaacaagacaacaactAAAAACAACACCCCTCCACGGGTGTAAACACAACACATCTATGTCTTTGACAACACATGTTTCCCTTCTCGTATCACCTTAATTTGTTGTcgcaaaacctgaaacaaaagaacaaaaaacaaaacaagtgttaaacaaacaacatatagCATAAGTTTAATGAAAACAAGAGTTAAACACAAAAGAGGATAGTTACACACAAAAGAGTTAAACCCAAACCTAAGTGTTTGTCAACATTTGGTCAACGAGTTTGTCCCTAAGAAGTTGTTCGGCACTTGTTAGTTCAGTCTTGTTAAGGAGGCTGTCTAGCAGTCTCATTTTGCCGTGTCTCTCTTTAGCcgcttgttcttgttctttcatTGCAATGATCTTGTCTAGCTTACCAACAGAACCATCCTCTACATCAATAGTCACAGCcggtttcttcccttttttcttaGAAGCTTTAACCCCCGGAGGCCTCATCTCAGCTCCATCATTGCACTCTCCGGGTGAGGATGCTCCTGCTCCATCTGAAGCGAGTTTAGTCCGCTTATGGCTACACTCCTCCGtgatccatttctgatcatgcTTCAGTTCCCTCCAGC from the Camelina sativa cultivar DH55 chromosome 12, Cs, whole genome shotgun sequence genome contains:
- the LOC104733139 gene encoding uncharacterized protein LOC104733139, with the protein product MSNWSSDQEVDDIVEEEVDSIVEMIQYNYTHPYVPPAPIIRRVHIERDREEGHTRLWNDYFSDNPTYTNAMFRRRFRMNKPLFLRIVTAIENGVPYFRQRRDATGRLGLSALQKCTAAIRLMAYGYTADAVDEYLRLAETTSHKCLLHFVEGVINLFGDEYLRRPTPEDLQRLLNIGEHRGFPGMIGSIDCMHWEWKNCPTAWKGQYTRGSGKPSIVLEAVASQDLWIWHAFFGPPGSLNDINVLDRSPVFDDILEGRAPRVRYVVNGRQYKMAYYLTDGIYPKWATFIQSITLPRGRKAKLFDQWQEGCRKDVERAFGVLQARFAIVKNPALFWDKGKIGKIMRASIILHNMIVEDERHDYNFYDPAEFHHGEGSGSSHVDLSYSTDIPTNLHNMMGIRNDVHDTQMHDLLQKDLIEHIWQKFGATAQ